The sequence CTGCACGACAATGCGGTTGCGCATGAATGGCACGATCGGGAAATTGAGCTCCATCGCGCCCAAGAGGCCGATGACCGACAGCCGGCCGCCCGCGGCCAGCGCGTTCAGCGATCGCCGCGCATTGTCGCCGCCGACCATTTCCAGAATATGGTTCACCCCCAACCCATTGGTCAGTTCACGTGCGGCCTCGTCCCATGCCGGCCGGGTGCGATAGTTGATCACCTGCCAGGCGCCGAGATTTTTTGCCCGTTCAAGCTTGTCGTCGCTGCTCGAGGTGACGATGGCACGCAGGCCGAACGCCCTGGCGAATTGCAGCGCAAACAGCGACACGCCGCCAGTGCCCTGGATGAGGACGGTCTGGCCCGCCACCGGCCTTGTCGCCTCGGCCATCGCAAACCAGGCGCTCAAGGCCGCGATCGGCAGCGTTGCCGCCTCGATATCGCTGAGCGACGGCGGCGCCAGCGCGGCGGCGTCCTCGCCAAAGACCACATGGTCTGAAAGCATGCCCGGCAGCGAGGACCCCAGCGTGTGCTTGTGCGGCACGGGCGGCGCGTCGCCATCCGGCCAGTCGGCGATGACCTGGCCGAGCACGCGTTGCCCGACCTGGAAGCGGCTGACCGCGCTGCCGACAGCGACGATCTCACCCACGGCATCCGATGTCGGCACGAAGGGAAAGGTGAGCTCGGGGATCAGCGTGCCGTCCACGATCAGTCTGTCCTTGTAGTTCAGCGACACGGCCTTCGTGCGCACCAGAAGCTCGTGCGGCCCGGGTTGCGGCATCTTGCCCGTCACCTGGCTCAGCCTGGACAGGCCGAAACCGCTCATTTGCCAGGATCGGTTGATTTGGGTGCTCATATTGCTCGCGCTCCGTGATTGATGGTCCGCGAGAGATTTATGCTTTTCGACTATGGAAAATAGAGCTCCCATGCGGCATATTCCACGACTGATTGAGGACAAAAATTCGCCAATTGGAATCTCCGTGGAACCGATTGACCTGCAAGGCATCGTCGCATTCGTCCAGGCCGTGGAGGCCGGCAGCTTCACCGGCGCCGGCGAGCGGCTGCATGTGACGAAGTCGGCGATCGGCAAGTCGGTCGCCCAGTTGGAGCAGCGGCTCGGCGTTCGCCTGCTCAACCGCACCACCCGCAGCCTCAGGCCGACCAGCGAAGGCGTGAGCTACTATGAGGCCTGCGTCAGGGCGCTGGCCGAGATCGAGGCGGCGCAGTCGCTGCTCGCCGCGCGCCGGCACGTCCCTTCCGGCCGGCTGCGTGTTGACGTTCCGCTCGCCTTTGGTCGGCGCTGCGTCGCACCCGTCCTGTTCGAGATTTCCAGGAAATTCCCCGAACTCACGGTCGAAATCTCTTTCAACGACCGCCGCGTCGACCTGATCGAGGAAGGCATCGATCTCGCCATCCGCATGGGAGAACTGGACGACAGCCTGTCGCTCGCGGCCAGACGCATCTACGCGCAACGCTCGGCCATCTGCGCCGCTCCCGCCTATCTCGAGGAGCACGGCAGGCCGCGATCGGTCGAGGATCTCGCCCATCACAGCGTCATCGGCTACGGCCGCGAGGGCGTCGTCAGCCCCCGAGTGATCAGACATGGCGACGGCCGCCAGACGACCTTCGCCCCCAAGGCGAGGCTTGTCCTCGGCCATGGCGAACCGATGCTCGACGCCGCCCTTGCCGGCTGCGGCATTGCCTTCCTGCCGACCTGGCTGGCAGCCGACAGCCTCAGGCATGGCGACCTCGAAATGGTCCTGTCGGACTGTGAGGTGGAAAACATCGCCGTGCACGCCGTCTGGCCGGTGACGCGCGCGCTCACGCCAAAAGTGCGTGTTGTCGTCGACGCGCTCGTCGAACACTTTTCGGCGCCGCCTTGGGACGAGGCCTGAAGACACACGCCGTAGTCTAAGATGCCTAATATATGTCGCCCAAAAGTGGTCACGGTTTTGGTATGACGACATGCATCAACGCAATGCATGTCGCACAAAAGTGGTTCCGGTTTTGGGACAACGACATGCATCAACACAAAGACTGAAAACGCGACGCGTGTAATCCATTTACGCGCAACGCGCTTTCACTATTTTCGAGCGGCCCGCCGCAATGCTATTGAGCCCTCATGCTATACGTCGAAATCGCTATCGTGGTCGTCCTCATCTGCGTGAACGGCCTTCTGGCAATGTCCGAACTCGCCATCGTTTCATCGCGCCCGGCGCGGCTCAAGGCGATGATCGACCGTGGCGTCAACGGCGCCGGCCGGGCGCTGGATCTTGGCTCTAATCCCGGCAAGTTCCTGTCCTCGGTGCAGATCGGCATCACGCTGGTCGGCGTGCTTTCCGGCGCCTTCTCCGGCGCCACGCTGGGTGACCGGCTGTCCGTGTTCCTGGCCACGACGGGCATGCGCGAAAGCGTCGCCGATCCGCTCGGCGTCGGCATCGTCGTTGCCATCATCACCTATTTCTCGCTGATCGTCGGCGAACTCGTGCCCAAGCAGATCGCGCTGCGCGACCCCGAGCGCGTCGCCGCCCGTGCGGCGCCGGCCATGACCATCCTCGCCACCATCTCGGCACCCCTGGTGTTCCTGCTCGACATTTCCGGCCGCGCCATATTGTGGCTGCTTGGCCAGCGCGGCGAAAGCGAGGAGAAGGTCACAGACGAGGAGATCAAGATGCTGGTCGCCGAGGCCGAGCATCACGGCACCATCGAATCCGACGAGCGGCGCATGATCGCCGGCGTCATGCGGCTTGGCGACCGCGCCGTACGCGCGGTGATGACGCCGCGCACCGAGGTCGACTGGATCAACCTGCAGTCCGACGACACGACGATCCGCAAGCTCCTGATGGACACCCAGCATTCGCGCCTGCCGGCGGGCGACGGCGGCGTCGATGTCATGGTCGGCGTCGTCCAGACGCGCGACGTGCTGGCCGCGATCCTTGCCGGCCGCACGCTGGACCCGCGCAAGCACGTGCGCGCCGCGCCCATCGTCTACGACCAGGCCGACGCGCTCGACGTGCTGCACAAACTCAAGGAATCCGACGTGCCGATGGCGCTGGTGCATGACGAATACGGCCATTTCGAAGGCATCGTCACGCCGGCCGATATTCTCGAAGCCATCACCGGCGTGTTCCGCGCGGACCTCGATGCCGGCGACGAGGAAAACGCCGTCAAGCGCGAGGACGGCTCATGGCTGCTCGCCGGCTATATGCAGGCCGACGAGATGGCCGAGATTCTGGGCTTCGACCTGCCCGAAAACCGCGACTACGAAACCGTCGCCGGCTATGTCCTGTCGCATATGCACCATCTGCCGGCGACCGGCGAATGCGTCGACGCGCAGGGATGGCGCTTCGAGGTGGTCGACCTCGACGGCCGCCGCATCGACAAGCTGATCGCCACCCGCTTGCCCGGCACCCACCGCGAGGCGGTGCGCTGATTGTTTGAATGTCAGCTTCAGGCCTTGGCGGTCATTGGCGGTTGGCCGGTGGATTGCGTGGCAGCTACCGCTCCGTGAACGCGCGCGCGAAGGAATCGAGCATTGGCCGTACCAGATACTCGAAGAAAGTCCGGTCGCCAGTATTGATGAACGCCTCGACCGGCGTTCCGGGATAGAGCTGCCCGGGCTTCACGCCGGGCGGCAGGTCGGCGGCAATCCTGAGTTTGACGCGGAAATAGGGCTCATGGGTAGCCTCGTCGATGAGCCGGTCCGCGGAAATTTGTGCCACGGTGGCTGAAACCTCGGGGGTGAGCCGCATGTTCAAGGCGGACAATCGCAGTTTCGCCGGTTGGCCGACACGGACCTGATCGACGTCCTTCGGCCGCAGCCTTGCATCGACAATCAGACCCGGTGCCGTGGGCAGGATTTCCATGATCTTCTCGCCGCGCGCAATCACGCTGCCCTTGGTATTATAGGTCGAGGACACCACGATGCCCGCGGCCGGTGCCTTGATCGTCGTGCGCCGCAGCACCGCCTCGGCCGCCCTGATCTGTTCCTCGACGTCGGCCAGGTTGGAACGAACCTCGTCCAGCTTCGTCAGCGCCTCCTCCACGCGTTGCGTGGTCAGGCGCTCGATCTGCTCCTGGGCTTCGACGATCTGGGTGTTGGCCGCCGCCAGGTTGGCTTCCAGCGCCCCGGCCTGCCCGACGAGATCGGCCTCGCTGCGCAAAAGCTGCGAGTATTCGGTACGATTGGTGAGGCCCTTGTCCAGCAGGCCGGTTTTGATGCCGAGCTCCTTCTTCACGATT comes from Mesorhizobium japonicum MAFF 303099 and encodes:
- a CDS encoding hemolysin family protein, whose protein sequence is MLYVEIAIVVVLICVNGLLAMSELAIVSSRPARLKAMIDRGVNGAGRALDLGSNPGKFLSSVQIGITLVGVLSGAFSGATLGDRLSVFLATTGMRESVADPLGVGIVVAIITYFSLIVGELVPKQIALRDPERVAARAAPAMTILATISAPLVFLLDISGRAILWLLGQRGESEEKVTDEEIKMLVAEAEHHGTIESDERRMIAGVMRLGDRAVRAVMTPRTEVDWINLQSDDTTIRKLLMDTQHSRLPAGDGGVDVMVGVVQTRDVLAAILAGRTLDPRKHVRAAPIVYDQADALDVLHKLKESDVPMALVHDEYGHFEGIVTPADILEAITGVFRADLDAGDEENAVKREDGSWLLAGYMQADEMAEILGFDLPENRDYETVAGYVLSHMHHLPATGECVDAQGWRFEVVDLDGRRIDKLIATRLPGTHREAVR
- a CDS encoding LysR family transcriptional regulator, whose product is MEPIDLQGIVAFVQAVEAGSFTGAGERLHVTKSAIGKSVAQLEQRLGVRLLNRTTRSLRPTSEGVSYYEACVRALAEIEAAQSLLAARRHVPSGRLRVDVPLAFGRRCVAPVLFEISRKFPELTVEISFNDRRVDLIEEGIDLAIRMGELDDSLSLAARRIYAQRSAICAAPAYLEEHGRPRSVEDLAHHSVIGYGREGVVSPRVIRHGDGRQTTFAPKARLVLGHGEPMLDAALAGCGIAFLPTWLAADSLRHGDLEMVLSDCEVENIAVHAVWPVTRALTPKVRVVVDALVEHFSAPPWDEA
- a CDS encoding zinc-dependent alcohol dehydrogenase family protein; translated protein: MSTQINRSWQMSGFGLSRLSQVTGKMPQPGPHELLVRTKAVSLNYKDRLIVDGTLIPELTFPFVPTSDAVGEIVAVGSAVSRFQVGQRVLGQVIADWPDGDAPPVPHKHTLGSSLPGMLSDHVVFGEDAAALAPPSLSDIEAATLPIAALSAWFAMAEATRPVAGQTVLIQGTGGVSLFALQFARAFGLRAIVTSSSDDKLERAKNLGAWQVINYRTRPAWDEAARELTNGLGVNHILEMVGGDNARRSLNALAAGGRLSVIGLLGAMELNFPIVPFMRNRIVVQGLSIGHRRAFERMNQAIEALGIKPVIDKVFGFDEVPQALQHLEKGPFGKIVISTT
- a CDS encoding HlyD family type I secretion periplasmic adaptor subunit, whose amino-acid sequence is MAAQSLTWDEGNPRTNIRRVAFAGYAATALLVGCFGYWAVSAPLSGAVITQGTISATGGNILIQHPEGGIIEALLVHDGDRVQQAQDLIVLDPTAAQAELNRLTRQSIALRAAAARLEAERDGLDRLAPITKPAPASLQADFEALIREQQKEFDARLARFRSEQSILAQRVAMHRQSVVGLQSQKEAVQQQAEIVKKELGIKTGLLDKGLTNRTEYSQLLRSEADLVGQAGALEANLAAANTQIVEAQEQIERLTTQRVEEALTKLDEVRSNLADVEEQIRAAEAVLRRTTIKAPAAGIVVSSTYNTKGSVIARGEKIMEILPTAPGLIVDARLRPKDVDQVRVGQPAKLRLSALNMRLTPEVSATVAQISADRLIDEATHEPYFRVKLRIAADLPPGVKPGQLYPGTPVEAFINTGDRTFFEYLVRPMLDSFARAFTER